One Thermus sp. CCB_US3_UF1 DNA window includes the following coding sequences:
- a CDS encoding BTAD domain-containing putative transcriptional regulator: MALPTAKLWGLIGYLAVEGPQDRGHLAGLLWELPEERARANLRRELFRLRQITPCVEEKGGRLALKGVETDLEALLKAVALREWGQVTSLIRGEFLEGIHVKGAPSFEEWLESTREHLRELHVQALLHRTKELRESGALKEALETLERLLALDPLREEAQGLRVYLLAALGEPQEALEAYQAYQNLLWKELGTEPGPELNALAESLRKGQLPPLSFSAPSSLRRPPLVGREKAWKALEQGKGFLLLVGEGGLGKTRLLQEYAQTQRDYRMVAHREGLREVGFGGLTDCLRDALQKGNLGVMESPWREELARLLPELGSPPPPPAGGEASLTLSRLHEALVRALVQGLPPGGVIALDDLQHADGATLAFLPYLVRRAAAFGVRVLGATRPEALKPPHPLALALRELGREDLLQLVRLEPIGEEDVLRLVRLLSGMTSGGVLFSRRLHQATGGNPLFLLRTLEHLFAQGLLWADKEGWHTPFDEATEDYRELPLPRSIGEEVVRGLEALGGKEAAQLLAVAEKPLDPFALRRLLGGETLAWLETLETLEAAGYLRGEAQGFTLAHELIRQAVLADIPETRLRVLHGLLAEDLLAQGETPYRHLAEAGRLQEAWKAALEAGLRALERQALAVAAEVLLWAKRVQEQVGASPLEKAQLFLALEEALNLSARLQDQAEVLQALERLTPSLPPSLRQEVAFRRVRALAMAGRWAEALAMAERALAEGDHPHLRLFRADALSNLGLRGAWEEALAIWQGARVRADSNLMAASAYLLAKLAVITERDDLEAWLDHLASLGRPGLAEVRLRQFVCARALAQGAWEQAAKEAAQARAQAEALGYREILGVFRNFQGLALARLGRYGEALEAYGEAHALFKELGRVHFQAGVEVNLAGLYLRFGAFAEAGAWAERALRTFRERDEPRGTAEALRALGTAELWLGHLVEAEACYRESLALAEGAGLRQSALEAKADLAVALFLMDRLEAAEDLLRQALASPRPDWPVDAAWLALLLLRKGRTEEASTWAEKAREALPTYTGFLPDLLLLASIALRRAMNLDSQPLVQELLNLRERMHASVPEDHQAPLRALWNALDSLLLDGERENQPL; encoded by the coding sequence GTGGCTTTACCCACAGCCAAGCTCTGGGGGCTTATCGGGTACTTGGCGGTGGAAGGCCCCCAGGACCGGGGCCACCTGGCTGGCCTCCTTTGGGAGCTGCCAGAGGAGCGGGCGCGAGCCAATCTGCGCCGGGAGCTTTTCCGCCTTCGGCAGATAACCCCTTGCGTGGAGGAAAAAGGGGGTCGGCTAGCCCTCAAAGGGGTAGAAACGGACCTCGAGGCACTTCTAAAAGCCGTAGCCCTCAGGGAGTGGGGGCAGGTTACCTCCCTGATAAGGGGAGAGTTTCTGGAAGGAATACATGTAAAAGGGGCCCCCTCGTTTGAGGAATGGCTAGAATCTACACGGGAGCACCTAAGGGAACTCCACGTGCAAGCCCTCCTCCACAGGACCAAGGAACTGCGCGAATCAGGTGCCCTTAAGGAGGCCCTGGAAACCCTGGAAAGGCTTCTGGCTCTGGACCCCCTACGGGAAGAGGCCCAAGGGCTTCGGGTATACCTTCTGGCCGCCTTAGGGGAGCCACAGGAAGCCCTCGAGGCCTACCAGGCGTACCAAAACTTACTTTGGAAGGAACTTGGTACCGAGCCCGGCCCTGAACTAAATGCCCTGGCCGAAAGCCTACGCAAAGGGCAGCTTCCTCCCCTTAGCTTCTCCGCCCCTTCTTCCCTTCGCCGTCCCCCCTTGGTGGGACGGGAAAAAGCCTGGAAAGCCCTGGAGCAGGGGAAAGGCTTTCTCCTCCTGGTGGGGGAAGGAGGCCTTGGCAAGACCCGTCTCCTTCAGGAGTACGCCCAAACGCAACGGGACTACCGCATGGTGGCCCACCGGGAAGGGCTGAGGGAGGTGGGCTTTGGTGGCCTAACCGATTGTCTACGGGATGCCTTGCAAAAAGGCAACCTGGGCGTCATGGAGAGCCCTTGGCGGGAGGAGCTGGCCCGGCTCCTGCCCGAACTGGGCTCACCCCCTCCCCCTCCGGCAGGTGGGGAAGCCTCCCTCACCCTTTCCCGCCTCCATGAGGCCTTGGTGCGAGCTTTGGTCCAAGGCCTACCCCCAGGTGGGGTGATAGCCCTAGATGACCTTCAGCACGCGGACGGTGCCACCCTGGCCTTTCTGCCCTACCTGGTGCGGCGGGCCGCCGCCTTTGGGGTCAGGGTTTTGGGCGCAACCCGTCCCGAAGCCCTGAAACCACCCCATCCCCTCGCCCTGGCCCTAAGGGAGTTGGGGCGGGAAGACCTCCTCCAGCTGGTACGGCTCGAGCCGATAGGGGAGGAGGATGTCCTACGTTTGGTGCGCTTGCTCTCAGGGATGACCTCGGGAGGGGTCCTCTTTTCCCGCAGGCTCCATCAGGCCACAGGGGGCAACCCCCTTTTCCTCCTGCGCACCTTAGAGCACCTCTTCGCCCAAGGCCTACTTTGGGCCGACAAGGAAGGCTGGCACACCCCTTTTGACGAAGCCACCGAGGACTACCGGGAGCTACCCCTTCCCCGGAGCATTGGGGAAGAGGTGGTACGGGGCCTCGAGGCCCTGGGGGGAAAGGAGGCAGCCCAGCTCCTGGCGGTGGCGGAAAAGCCCCTGGATCCCTTCGCCCTACGCCGCCTCCTCGGAGGGGAAACCCTGGCCTGGCTGGAAACCTTGGAAACCCTGGAGGCCGCAGGCTACCTGCGTGGGGAGGCCCAAGGGTTCACCCTCGCTCACGAGCTCATCCGGCAGGCCGTGCTGGCGGATATTCCCGAAACCCGCCTCAGGGTCCTCCACGGCCTTTTGGCAGAAGACCTTCTAGCCCAGGGGGAGACCCCCTATAGGCACCTGGCAGAAGCTGGCCGCTTGCAGGAAGCCTGGAAGGCAGCCCTGGAAGCGGGCCTGAGAGCCTTGGAACGGCAGGCCCTGGCCGTGGCCGCAGAGGTTCTCCTTTGGGCAAAGCGCGTACAAGAGCAGGTTGGCGCTAGCCCGCTGGAGAAAGCGCAGCTTTTTCTAGCCTTGGAGGAAGCCCTAAACCTATCCGCTCGCCTTCAGGATCAGGCCGAAGTCCTCCAAGCCTTGGAAAGGCTAACCCCTAGCCTCCCCCCCTCCTTGCGCCAGGAGGTGGCCTTCCGCCGGGTGCGAGCCCTGGCCATGGCAGGCCGGTGGGCGGAAGCCCTGGCCATGGCCGAAAGGGCCCTGGCCGAAGGAGATCATCCCCACCTCCGCCTCTTCCGCGCCGATGCCCTTTCCAACCTGGGGCTTCGGGGGGCTTGGGAGGAAGCTTTGGCCATCTGGCAAGGGGCGAGGGTAAGAGCGGACAGCAACCTGATGGCCGCGTCGGCTTACCTCTTGGCCAAGCTAGCGGTCATCACCGAGAGGGACGACCTGGAAGCGTGGTTGGATCACCTTGCCAGCCTGGGCCGCCCTGGGCTCGCCGAGGTGCGCTTGCGGCAGTTCGTCTGCGCCCGCGCCCTGGCCCAAGGAGCTTGGGAGCAGGCAGCAAAGGAAGCCGCCCAAGCCCGCGCCCAGGCGGAAGCCCTTGGCTACAGGGAAATCCTTGGGGTTTTCCGCAACTTCCAAGGGTTGGCCCTAGCCCGCCTAGGCCGGTATGGGGAGGCCTTGGAAGCCTATGGGGAGGCCCACGCCCTATTCAAGGAGCTGGGCCGGGTTCACTTCCAAGCGGGGGTGGAGGTAAACCTGGCCGGGCTTTACCTTCGTTTTGGGGCCTTTGCCGAAGCAGGGGCTTGGGCAGAAAGAGCCCTCCGCACCTTCCGGGAAAGGGATGAGCCCCGGGGAACGGCGGAGGCCCTAAGGGCCCTGGGCACAGCGGAGCTCTGGCTAGGCCACCTGGTTGAGGCCGAGGCCTGCTATCGGGAAAGCCTGGCCCTGGCCGAAGGGGCTGGGCTCCGGCAGAGCGCCCTCGAGGCCAAGGCGGATCTGGCGGTGGCCCTCTTCCTAATGGACCGCCTAGAGGCCGCCGAGGACCTCCTCCGCCAAGCCCTGGCCTCCCCCCGCCCCGACTGGCCCGTGGATGCGGCTTGGCTGGCCCTCCTCCTCCTCCGCAAGGGCCGCACCGAGGAGGCTTCTACCTGGGCAGAGAAGGCCAGGGAGGCCCTACCCACCTACACGGGCTTCCTTCCTGACCTTCTCCTTCTGGCCAGCATCGCCCTGCGCCGGGCCATGAACCTTGACAGCCAACCCCTTGTTCAGGAGTTGCTCAACCTGAGGGAAAGGATGCACGCCAGCGTGCCCGAGGACCACCAAGCACCCCTCCGCGCCCTCTGGAATGCCCTGGATAGCTTACTCCTCGATGGGGAAAGGGAAAATCAACCACTGTAA
- a CDS encoding pyridoxal phosphate-dependent aminotransferase produces the protein MRLHPRTQAAKESIFPRMSQMAQRLGAVNLGQGFPSNPPPPFLLEAVRRALGRYDQYAPPAGFPPLREALAEEFAVSPEAVVVTSGATEALYVLLQSLLGPGEEVVVLEPFFDVYLPDAFLAGAEARLVRVELTEAGFRLDLEALAGAIGERTRVLLLNAPMNPTGLVFREEELRALAHLARRHDLVLVSDEVYDELYFGERPRRLREFAPERTFTVGSAGKRLEATGYRVGWIVGPPEFMPTLAGMRQWTSFAAPTPLQAGVAEALRLARKEGFYEALRQAYRRRRDLLLEGLRALGLRAFTPEGTYFLMAELPGWEAFALLEAARVALIPASAFYREDPPPHLFRFAFCKSEEEIALALERLAPVVNSPS, from the coding sequence ATGCGCCTTCATCCCCGCACCCAGGCGGCCAAGGAGAGCATCTTCCCCCGGATGAGCCAGATGGCCCAGCGGCTTGGGGCCGTCAACCTGGGCCAGGGCTTTCCCTCCAACCCCCCGCCTCCTTTCCTCCTGGAGGCGGTGCGGCGGGCCCTGGGCCGGTACGACCAGTACGCCCCTCCCGCCGGCTTCCCCCCCTTGCGGGAGGCCCTGGCCGAGGAGTTCGCCGTCTCCCCAGAGGCGGTGGTGGTGACCTCGGGGGCCACGGAGGCCCTTTATGTCCTCCTGCAGAGCCTTCTGGGCCCGGGGGAGGAGGTGGTGGTCCTGGAGCCCTTCTTTGACGTCTACCTTCCCGATGCCTTCCTGGCGGGGGCCGAGGCCCGGCTGGTGCGGGTGGAGTTGACGGAGGCCGGCTTCCGCCTGGACCTGGAGGCTCTGGCGGGGGCCATCGGCGAAAGGACCCGGGTCCTCCTCCTCAACGCCCCCATGAACCCCACGGGCCTGGTCTTCCGCGAGGAGGAGCTTAGGGCCCTGGCCCACCTGGCCCGGCGGCACGACCTGGTTCTGGTTTCCGACGAGGTCTACGACGAGCTCTACTTTGGGGAGAGGCCTAGGCGCCTGCGGGAGTTCGCCCCCGAGCGCACCTTCACCGTGGGGAGTGCGGGGAAGCGCCTCGAGGCCACCGGCTACCGGGTGGGCTGGATCGTGGGGCCGCCCGAGTTCATGCCCACCCTGGCGGGGATGCGCCAGTGGACCAGCTTTGCCGCCCCCACCCCCTTGCAGGCCGGGGTGGCCGAGGCCCTGAGGCTGGCGCGGAAGGAGGGGTTCTATGAGGCCCTGCGGCAGGCCTACCGCAGGCGGCGGGACCTCCTCCTGGAGGGCCTCAGGGCCCTGGGCCTGCGCGCCTTTACCCCGGAGGGCACCTACTTCCTCATGGCCGAGCTTCCCGGCTGGGAGGCCTTTGCCCTCCTGGAGGCGGCCCGGGTAGCCCTGATCCCGGCCTCGGCCTTCTACCGGGAAGACCCCCCGCCCCACCTTTTCCGTTTCGCCTTCTGCAAGAGCGAGGAGGAGATCGCTTTGGCCCTGGAGCGCCTGGCGCCCGTGGTAAACTCCCCCTCGTGA
- the pdhA gene encoding pyruvate dehydrogenase (acetyl-transferring) E1 component subunit alpha, which produces MKLKAVAYLSNGEFPVAEGEALALYRAMRRARFFDEKAMTLQRQGRLGVYAPFMGQEAAQVGLALALGEGDWVVPSYRESALLLARGLPIHTLLLYWRAHPAGWGFPEGVRAVNPYIPIATQIPQAVGLALAGRYRGEDWVVATSIGDGGTSEGDFHEGLNFAAVFSAPVVFLVQNNGYAISVPRSRQMRVDYIARRAEGYGMPGVVVDGNDALAVYLEAKRAVERARRGEGPTLLEALTYRLAPHTTSDDPSRYRTREEEEAWRAKDPILRLRKALEERGLWDEGQEAALLEELEAEFARELSLADAAPEPRPEEIVEHVYAAMGPDQRRAWEALRRGQHVEEVW; this is translated from the coding sequence GTGAAGCTCAAAGCGGTGGCGTACCTGAGTAACGGGGAGTTTCCCGTGGCCGAGGGGGAGGCCCTGGCCCTGTACCGGGCCATGCGCCGGGCCCGGTTTTTTGACGAGAAGGCCATGACCCTGCAGCGGCAGGGGCGGCTTGGGGTCTATGCCCCCTTCATGGGCCAGGAGGCGGCCCAGGTGGGCCTGGCCCTGGCCCTGGGGGAGGGGGACTGGGTGGTGCCCAGCTACCGGGAAAGCGCCCTCCTGCTGGCCCGGGGCCTGCCCATCCACACCCTCCTCCTCTACTGGCGGGCCCACCCCGCGGGCTGGGGGTTTCCCGAGGGGGTGCGGGCGGTAAATCCCTACATCCCCATCGCCACCCAGATCCCCCAGGCCGTGGGCCTGGCCCTGGCCGGGCGGTACCGGGGGGAGGACTGGGTGGTGGCCACCTCCATCGGGGACGGGGGGACCAGCGAGGGGGATTTCCATGAGGGGCTGAACTTCGCCGCCGTCTTCTCCGCCCCCGTGGTCTTCCTGGTGCAGAACAACGGCTACGCCATCAGCGTCCCCCGGTCCCGGCAGATGCGGGTGGACTACATCGCCCGCCGGGCCGAGGGCTACGGCATGCCCGGGGTGGTGGTGGACGGGAACGATGCCCTGGCCGTCTACCTGGAGGCTAAGAGGGCGGTGGAAAGGGCCCGGCGGGGGGAGGGGCCTACCCTCCTCGAGGCCCTCACCTACCGCCTAGCCCCCCACACCACCTCCGACGACCCCTCCCGGTACCGCACCCGGGAGGAGGAGGAGGCCTGGCGGGCCAAGGACCCCATCCTCCGCCTCCGCAAGGCCCTGGAGGAGCGGGGCCTATGGGACGAGGGGCAGGAGGCGGCCCTTCTGGAGGAGCTGGAGGCGGAGTTTGCCCGGGAGCTTTCCCTGGCCGACGCCGCCCCCGAGCCGAGGCCGGAGGAGATCGTGGAGCACGTCTACGCCGCCATGGGCCCCGACCAGCGGCGGGCCTGGGAAGCCCTGAGGCGGGGCCAACACGTGGAGGAGGTATGGTAG
- a CDS encoding alpha-ketoacid dehydrogenase subunit beta, producing MVAEKARVLNMVQAIQEALDLALARDERVLVFGEDVGRLGGVFRVTEGLQAKYGEARVFDTPLAESGILGLAMGLAMGGMRPVAEIQFAGFLYPALDQILSHLGRWRHRSRGRVGLPVVVRAPYGGGVHTPEQHADSPEALLAHTPGVKVVIPASPERAKGLLLAAIEDEDPVFFLEAIKLYRGARAEVPEGYYTLPLGKARILRQGKAATLIGYGGMVEVMLEAAEVARKEGVEVTVLDLETLVPLDEDTLLEAVRETGRAIVVYEAMRTGGFGAEIAARIAEGAIDYLQAPVLRVAGYDAPYPPFSAIEHLYRPNARRVLAALRRALTH from the coding sequence ATGGTAGCGGAAAAGGCCCGGGTCCTGAACATGGTCCAGGCCATTCAGGAGGCCCTGGACCTGGCCCTGGCCCGCGACGAGCGGGTCTTGGTCTTCGGCGAGGACGTGGGGCGCCTGGGAGGGGTGTTCCGGGTCACCGAGGGGCTCCAGGCCAAGTACGGGGAGGCCCGCGTCTTTGACACCCCCCTGGCGGAAAGCGGCATCCTGGGCCTGGCCATGGGCCTGGCCATGGGGGGGATGCGGCCCGTGGCCGAGATCCAGTTTGCGGGCTTCCTCTACCCGGCCCTGGACCAGATCCTCTCCCACCTGGGGCGCTGGCGGCACCGCTCCCGGGGGCGGGTGGGCCTGCCCGTGGTGGTGCGGGCCCCCTACGGCGGCGGGGTGCACACCCCGGAGCAGCACGCGGATAGCCCCGAGGCCCTCCTCGCCCACACCCCTGGGGTCAAGGTGGTCATCCCCGCAAGCCCGGAAAGGGCCAAGGGCCTCCTCCTCGCGGCCATTGAGGACGAGGACCCCGTCTTCTTCCTCGAGGCCATCAAGCTTTACCGGGGCGCCCGGGCCGAGGTCCCCGAGGGCTACTACACCTTGCCCCTGGGCAAGGCCCGCATCCTCCGCCAGGGCAAGGCCGCCACCCTCATCGGCTACGGCGGCATGGTGGAGGTGATGCTGGAGGCGGCGGAGGTGGCCCGCAAGGAGGGGGTGGAGGTCACGGTCCTGGACCTGGAGACCCTGGTCCCCCTGGACGAGGACACCCTCCTGGAGGCGGTGCGGGAAACGGGTAGGGCCATCGTGGTCTACGAGGCCATGCGCACCGGGGGGTTTGGGGCCGAGATCGCGGCCCGCATCGCCGAAGGGGCCATCGATTACCTCCAGGCCCCCGTCCTCAGGGTGGCGGGGTACGACGCCCCCTACCCGCCCTTCAGCGCCATCGAACACCTCTACCGTCCCAACGCCCGCCGGGTCCTGGCCGCCTTGCGCCGGGCCCTGACCCACTAG
- a CDS encoding CBS domain-containing protein — protein MRTELVVAEPRMSLEEAHRLMVQTGVRYLPVVEGRRYLGLLGERHLRLPLAPWAPKHLQADLKAPVGRFLKPFPEAHPDEPPEEAAFRMEAARVGAMPVVEEGRLLGLVTAYDLLRGLLALFRPQVPASRLEVLVPDLERLEAVLQALRATRTPLVGLHVYPEAGGLGFRLLLQVGVLDPRPLRERLWALGLYPFSP, from the coding sequence ATGCGGACCGAGCTGGTGGTGGCCGAGCCCCGCATGTCCCTGGAGGAGGCCCACCGCCTCATGGTGCAGACGGGGGTGCGGTACCTGCCCGTGGTGGAGGGGAGGCGCTACCTGGGGCTTCTGGGGGAGCGGCACCTCCGCCTGCCCCTGGCCCCTTGGGCCCCCAAGCACCTCCAAGCCGACCTCAAGGCCCCGGTGGGCCGCTTCCTCAAGCCCTTTCCCGAAGCCCACCCCGACGAGCCCCCGGAGGAGGCGGCCTTTCGCATGGAGGCCGCCCGGGTGGGGGCCATGCCGGTGGTGGAGGAGGGGCGGCTTTTGGGCCTGGTCACCGCCTACGACCTCCTGCGGGGGCTTTTGGCCCTCTTCCGCCCCCAGGTCCCAGCCAGCCGCCTCGAGGTCCTGGTGCCTGACCTGGAGCGCCTCGAGGCCGTCCTCCAGGCCCTGAGGGCCACCCGCACCCCCCTTGTGGGCCTCCACGTGTACCCGGAGGCGGGGGGGCTTGGCTTCCGCCTCCTCCTCCAGGTGGGGGTCTTGGACCCAAGGCCCCTGCGGGAGCGCCTTTGGGCCCTGGGGCTTTACCCCTTTAGCCCCTAG
- the hemL gene encoding glutamate-1-semialdehyde 2,1-aminomutase translates to MERPISQRLFAEAQKHIPGGVSSPVRAFKAVGGTPPFLVRGEGAYVWDADGNRYLDYVMSWGPLILGHAHPEVVRRVQEVAQEGLTFGAPHPLEAQLAQAVKRAYPQVELVRFVNSGTEATMSAIRLARGYTGRKYLVKFRGNYHGHADGLLVEAGSGALTLGVPSSAGVPEEYARLTLVLEYNDPEALRALLRERGEEIAAILFEPVVGNAGVLVPTPDFLQALHEARAYGVLLIADEVMTGFRLAFGGATERLGLKPDLITLGKILGGGLPAAAYAGRREIMEKVAPLGPVYQAGTLSGNPLAMAAGLATLEILERNPGYYAYLEGLGAALEAGLRQLLSRKGIPHAVNRVGSMLTVFFAEGPVVTFQDAKRTDLGLFRRFFHGLLDRGVYWPPSNFEAAFLSVAHREEDVAKTLEALDQAL, encoded by the coding sequence ATGGAACGGCCCATCTCCCAAAGGCTCTTCGCCGAGGCGCAAAAGCACATCCCGGGAGGCGTTTCCAGCCCCGTGCGGGCCTTCAAGGCCGTGGGGGGGACCCCGCCTTTTCTGGTCCGGGGGGAGGGCGCCTACGTCTGGGATGCCGACGGAAACCGCTACCTGGACTACGTGATGAGCTGGGGCCCCCTCATCCTGGGCCACGCCCACCCCGAGGTGGTCCGGCGGGTCCAGGAGGTGGCCCAGGAAGGGCTCACCTTCGGCGCCCCCCACCCCCTCGAGGCCCAGCTGGCCCAGGCGGTGAAGCGGGCCTACCCCCAGGTGGAGCTGGTGCGCTTCGTCAACTCCGGCACCGAGGCCACCATGTCCGCCATCCGCCTGGCCCGGGGGTACACGGGGCGGAAGTACCTGGTCAAGTTTCGCGGCAACTACCACGGCCATGCCGACGGCCTTTTGGTGGAGGCGGGGAGCGGGGCCCTCACCCTGGGGGTGCCCAGCAGCGCCGGGGTGCCCGAGGAGTACGCCCGCCTGACCCTGGTCCTGGAGTACAACGACCCCGAGGCCCTGAGGGCCCTCCTGCGCGAAAGGGGGGAGGAGATCGCGGCCATCCTCTTTGAGCCCGTGGTGGGGAACGCCGGGGTCCTGGTGCCCACCCCGGACTTCCTCCAGGCCCTTCACGAGGCCAGGGCCTATGGGGTCCTCCTCATCGCCGACGAGGTGATGACCGGCTTCCGCCTGGCCTTTGGCGGGGCCACGGAGCGGCTGGGCCTGAAGCCCGACCTCATCACCCTGGGCAAGATCCTGGGCGGGGGGCTCCCCGCGGCGGCCTATGCGGGCCGAAGGGAGATCATGGAGAAGGTGGCCCCCCTGGGCCCCGTCTACCAGGCGGGGACCCTTTCCGGCAACCCCCTGGCCATGGCCGCGGGGCTCGCCACCCTGGAGATCCTGGAGCGCAACCCCGGATACTACGCCTACCTGGAGGGGCTGGGGGCGGCTCTCGAGGCCGGCCTCCGCCAGCTCCTCTCCCGGAAGGGCATCCCCCACGCGGTGAACCGGGTGGGCTCCATGCTCACCGTCTTCTTCGCCGAGGGGCCCGTGGTCACCTTCCAAGACGCCAAGCGCACCGACCTGGGGCTTTTCCGCCGCTTCTTCCACGGCCTTTTGGACCGGGGGGTGTACTGGCCTCCCTCCAACTTTGAGGCCGCCTTCCTCTCCGTGGCCCACCGGGAGGAGGACGTGGCCAAGACCCTGGAGGCCTTGGACCAGGCCCTCTGA
- the mnmE gene encoding tRNA uridine-5-carboxymethylaminomethyl(34) synthesis GTPase MnmE, translating into MLQLKDPICAIATPPGKGAIGVVRLSGEGALEVAARVWRGKDPRRLPGGRFTLGVVVDPRTGEALDQALLLVFRAPRSYTGEDACEFHTHGSPAVLRRVLEALVAAGARVAGPGEFTLRAYLHGKLDLAQAEAVLALVEAEGELARRQALRALEGSLSQKIAQLEDRLLSLLAHIQALLDYPEEGVEPLEAERTLRQALEEVEGLLAQAKASRLAQRGARLALVGAPNAGKSSLLNALLGYERALVSPIPGTTRDYLEAPLELFGIPLLAVDTAGVRDTEDPLERAGVERALRIAEEADLVLYVADRSAPRPSPPPLPWGRTLKVASKADLPPAWEDPDFLPVSSRTGEGLGALKEAIREALLGGGGGEYLLTERQAEVLTRVKERLEEALTLPEDLMGLALEEALKALAALRGRGEVAEEVVARVFQNFCVGK; encoded by the coding sequence ATGCTCCAGCTCAAGGACCCCATCTGCGCCATCGCCACCCCCCCGGGCAAGGGGGCCATCGGGGTGGTGCGGCTTTCCGGGGAGGGGGCCCTGGAGGTGGCCGCCCGGGTCTGGCGGGGGAAGGATCCCAGGCGCCTTCCTGGGGGCCGTTTCACCCTGGGGGTGGTGGTGGACCCCCGGACGGGGGAGGCCCTGGACCAGGCCCTCCTCCTGGTCTTCCGCGCCCCCCGCTCCTACACCGGGGAGGACGCCTGTGAGTTCCACACCCACGGCTCCCCCGCGGTGCTCCGCCGGGTCCTCGAGGCCCTGGTGGCCGCGGGGGCCCGGGTGGCGGGCCCCGGGGAGTTCACCCTTAGGGCCTACCTCCACGGCAAGCTGGACCTGGCCCAGGCCGAGGCGGTCTTGGCCCTGGTGGAGGCCGAGGGGGAGCTGGCCCGCCGGCAGGCCCTTAGGGCCTTGGAGGGAAGCCTTTCCCAAAAGATCGCCCAGCTGGAGGACCGCCTCCTCTCCCTCCTGGCCCACATCCAGGCCCTCCTGGACTACCCCGAGGAGGGGGTGGAGCCCCTGGAGGCGGAAAGGACCCTGCGCCAGGCCCTGGAGGAGGTGGAGGGGCTTCTGGCCCAGGCCAAGGCCTCCCGCCTGGCCCAACGGGGGGCCCGCCTGGCCCTGGTGGGGGCCCCCAACGCGGGGAAAAGCTCCCTGCTTAACGCCCTTTTGGGCTACGAGCGGGCCCTGGTTTCCCCCATCCCCGGCACCACCCGGGACTACCTGGAAGCCCCCCTGGAGCTTTTTGGCATTCCCCTCCTGGCGGTGGACACCGCCGGGGTGCGGGACACGGAGGACCCCTTGGAGCGGGCCGGGGTGGAGCGGGCCCTGCGCATCGCCGAGGAGGCGGACCTGGTCCTCTACGTGGCCGACCGCTCTGCCCCCAGGCCCTCCCCGCCCCCCCTGCCCTGGGGGCGCACCCTGAAGGTGGCCAGCAAGGCCGACCTGCCCCCCGCCTGGGAGGACCCGGACTTCCTCCCCGTCTCCAGCCGGACGGGGGAGGGGCTTGGAGCCCTTAAGGAGGCCATCCGGGAGGCCCTCCTGGGCGGGGGCGGAGGGGAGTACCTCCTCACCGAGCGCCAGGCCGAGGTCCTCACCCGGGTCAAGGAGCGCCTCGAGGAGGCCCTCACCCTTCCCGAGGACCTCATGGGCCTGGCCCTGGAAGAGGCCCTGAAGGCCCTGGCCGCCCTAAGGGGCCGGGGGGAGGTGGCCGAGGAGGTGGTGGCCCGGGTTTTCCAGAACTTCTGCGTGGGCAAGTAG
- the metX gene encoding homoserine O-acetyltransferase, with the protein MSEIALEAWGEHEALLLKPPRSPLSIPPPRPRTAVLFPRREGFYTELGGYLPEVRLRFETYGRLSRLRDNAVLVFHALTGSAHLAGTYDEATFQSLSPLEQAFGKEGWWDALVGPGRILDPALYYVISANHLGSCYGSTGPLSPDPRTGRPYGRDFPPLTIRDLARAQARLLDHLGVEKAVVIGGSLGGMVALEFALMYPERVRKLVVLAAPARHGPWARAFNHLARQAILQDPEYQKGHPAPRGMALARGIAMMSYRAPQGFEARWGEEPERGETYLDHQGEKFLRRFHAESYLVLSRAMDTHHVGRGRGGLEKALRRLQGLPSLFVGIDSDLLYPAKEVREAARLAGGRYREIRSPHGHDAFLIETDQVEAILDGFLP; encoded by the coding sequence ATGAGCGAGATCGCCCTCGAGGCCTGGGGAGAGCACGAGGCCCTCCTCCTCAAACCCCCCCGCTCCCCCCTCTCCATCCCCCCGCCCAGGCCCCGCACCGCGGTGCTCTTCCCCCGGCGGGAGGGGTTTTACACCGAGCTCGGGGGGTACCTGCCGGAGGTGCGGCTGCGCTTTGAGACCTATGGCCGCCTCTCCCGCCTGCGGGACAACGCCGTCTTGGTCTTCCACGCCCTCACGGGCAGCGCCCACCTGGCGGGCACCTACGACGAGGCGACCTTCCAAAGCCTCTCCCCCCTGGAGCAGGCCTTCGGGAAGGAGGGCTGGTGGGACGCCCTGGTGGGCCCGGGGCGGATCCTGGACCCGGCCCTCTACTACGTGATCTCCGCCAACCACCTGGGAAGCTGCTACGGCTCCACCGGCCCCCTCTCCCCCGACCCCCGCACGGGCAGGCCCTATGGCCGGGACTTCCCTCCCCTCACCATCCGCGACCTGGCCCGGGCCCAGGCCCGGCTCCTGGACCACCTGGGGGTGGAAAAGGCGGTGGTGATCGGGGGGAGCCTGGGGGGGATGGTGGCCTTGGAGTTCGCCCTCATGTACCCGGAGCGGGTGCGGAAGCTGGTGGTCCTGGCCGCCCCGGCCCGGCACGGCCCCTGGGCCCGGGCCTTCAACCACCTGGCCCGGCAGGCCATCCTGCAGGACCCGGAGTACCAGAAGGGCCACCCCGCCCCCCGGGGCATGGCCCTGGCCCGGGGCATCGCCATGATGAGCTACCGGGCCCCCCAGGGGTTTGAGGCCCGCTGGGGGGAGGAGCCGGAGCGGGGGGAGACCTACCTGGACCACCAGGGGGAGAAGTTCCTCCGGCGCTTCCACGCGGAAAGCTACCTGGTCCTCTCCCGGGCCATGGACACCCACCACGTGGGCCGGGGGCGGGGCGGGCTGGAAAAGGCCCTGAGGAGGCTCCAGGGCCTGCCTTCCCTCTTCGTGGGCATTGACTCGGACCTCCTCTACCCCGCCAAGGAGGTGCGGGAGGCGGCGAGGCTGGCGGGGGGGCGGTACCGGGAGATCCGAAGCCCCCACGGGCACGACGCCTTCCTCATAGAAACCGACCAGGTGGAGGCCATCCTGGACGGCTTCCTGCCCTAG